A genomic region of Jeotgalibaca ciconiae contains the following coding sequences:
- the nrdD gene encoding anaerobic ribonucleoside-triphosphate reductase — MNRVIYKERTQDYFEELSVKKSDGRIVPFNEQKIEDAILQASGVSQISIIQENKKNSELLSLVKDQIYLQNLESISTEEIHELVESALRDLRLEDIATAYHQYRIRKKEHKAEQRDIESRIQQLVHADETILNENANKDSRVYNTIRDLTAGVTAKAMGLRMLPPHVENAHLRGDIHFHDLDYHPYSPMTNCCLIDFKYMFENGFSIGNAEVERPKSIQTAAAQMAQIIANVASSQYGGTSADRVDELLSPYAEMNYQKHMKDAEKWVIPEHREEYSWEKTKKDIYDAMQSLEYEVNTLYTSNGQTPFVTFGFGLGTNRYEREIQKAILTVRIQGLGKEKRTAIFPKLVYGIRNGVNHKSTDPNYDIKQLAVECATKRMYPDILNYDKLVELTGSYKAPMGCRSFLQGWKDETGNDVSSGRMNLGVVTLNLPRIALESKGNKEAFWDLFTERVNIVKDSLVYRVKRVKEAKPENAPILYMNGAWGHKLEAEDSVDELFKNKRATVSLGYIGLYEVATLFYGPDWETNQEAKIFTLDILKKLKNNCDAWGIEYGYHFSVYSTPSESLTDRFCRLDTEKFGKIKDITDKEYYTNSFHYDIRKKPTPFEKLDFEKDYPKYCSGGFIHYCEYPNIRQNPKALEAVWDYSYDKVGYLGTNTPIDKCYDCGYAGEFNPTERGFECPQCGNHNPDTCDVVKRTCGYLGNPQKRPMVRGRHKEIAAREKHM; from the coding sequence GTGAATCGTGTGATTTATAAGGAAAGAACGCAAGATTACTTTGAAGAATTAAGTGTAAAAAAATCAGATGGACGAATTGTTCCCTTTAATGAACAGAAAATCGAAGATGCTATTTTACAAGCTAGCGGGGTATCTCAAATTTCCATTATACAGGAAAATAAGAAAAATAGTGAGTTATTATCACTTGTAAAAGATCAAATTTATTTGCAAAATTTAGAAAGTATTTCAACAGAAGAAATTCATGAGCTTGTCGAATCTGCACTAAGAGATTTGAGGTTAGAAGACATTGCAACGGCTTATCATCAGTACCGGATTCGGAAAAAAGAACACAAAGCAGAGCAACGCGACATTGAATCTCGTATCCAGCAATTGGTTCATGCAGACGAAACCATTTTAAATGAAAATGCGAATAAAGACAGCAGGGTATACAATACTATTCGTGACCTAACAGCAGGAGTGACGGCAAAAGCAATGGGCTTGCGTATGCTTCCGCCCCATGTGGAAAATGCACATTTAAGAGGAGATATTCATTTTCATGATCTAGATTACCATCCCTACTCACCGATGACCAATTGCTGCTTGATTGATTTTAAATATATGTTTGAAAATGGATTTTCAATTGGAAACGCTGAAGTGGAACGGCCAAAATCGATTCAAACGGCAGCTGCTCAAATGGCGCAAATCATTGCAAACGTGGCGAGCAGCCAGTACGGTGGGACGAGTGCAGACCGAGTGGATGAACTTCTTAGTCCTTATGCGGAAATGAATTATCAAAAACATATGAAAGATGCTGAAAAATGGGTGATACCTGAGCACCGTGAAGAATACAGCTGGGAAAAGACAAAAAAAGACATTTATGATGCGATGCAAAGTCTTGAGTATGAAGTAAACACACTGTATACATCCAATGGGCAGACACCTTTTGTTACTTTTGGCTTTGGTCTGGGAACCAATCGATATGAGCGTGAAATTCAAAAAGCAATTTTAACCGTTCGTATCCAAGGTCTTGGAAAAGAAAAAAGAACGGCTATTTTCCCTAAACTTGTTTATGGTATTCGGAATGGCGTGAACCACAAATCAACAGATCCGAACTATGACATCAAGCAGTTAGCAGTAGAATGCGCAACGAAAAGAATGTATCCGGACATTTTAAACTATGACAAATTAGTTGAATTAACCGGTTCTTATAAAGCTCCGATGGGATGCCGCTCTTTCTTGCAAGGATGGAAAGATGAAACTGGCAATGATGTAAGTAGCGGAAGAATGAATCTAGGCGTCGTTACGCTAAATCTACCGCGTATCGCTTTGGAATCAAAAGGAAATAAAGAAGCATTCTGGGATTTATTTACAGAGCGTGTAAATATCGTAAAAGATTCTCTTGTTTACCGCGTGAAGCGAGTAAAAGAAGCGAAACCTGAAAATGCACCCATTTTATACATGAATGGTGCATGGGGACATAAATTGGAAGCAGAAGATTCAGTAGATGAATTGTTCAAAAACAAACGAGCAACCGTATCATTGGGATACATTGGACTTTATGAAGTTGCAACCTTATTCTATGGACCAGATTGGGAAACAAACCAAGAAGCCAAAATATTTACATTGGATATTTTGAAAAAATTAAAGAATAACTGTGATGCTTGGGGCATTGAATATGGCTATCATTTTAGTGTTTATTCAACACCAAGTGAAAGCTTGACCGATCGTTTTTGTCGTCTGGACACAGAGAAATTTGGTAAAATAAAAGACATTACGGATAAAGAATATTACACAAATAGTTTTCATTATGATATTCGTAAAAAACCAACTCCTTTTGAGAAATTAGATTTTGAAAAGGATTATCCAAAATATTGTTCCGGTGGCTTTATCCATTATTGTGAGTATCCGAATATTCGTCAGAACCCAAAGGCACTGGAAGCTGTATGGGATTATTCGTATGATAAAGTAGGATATTTAGGAACCAACACGCCAATCGACAAATGTTACGACTGTGGTTATGCAGGCGAATTTAACCCGACTGAACGCGGTTTTGAATGCCCACAATGCGGCAATCATAATCCAGATACATGTGATGTAGTGAAAAGAACATGTGGTTACTTAGGCAATCCGCAGAAACGGCCAATGGTTCGAGGACGTCACAAAGAAATCGCTGCAAGAGAAAAACATATGTAA
- a CDS encoding ABC transporter permease/substrate-binding protein, with amino-acid sequence MTEFLQTFQERSGDLGTALIEHIQLSFIALVIAILIAVPLGIFLSYHKRIAGPIIQVTAVFQTIPSLAILGLLIPLVGIGAVPAITALIIYALLPILRNTYTGVSEIDPALLEAADAMGMNRQRKLRKVQLPLALPVIMAGIRTAMVMIIGTATIAALIGAGGLGSLILLGIDRGNNALILLGAIPSALLAIIFDGLIGLLQRMSVKKSATLLGTIAFIIIALLVTPIFFEKDDLTAAGKMGTEPEILMNIYKLLIEENSDLTVSVEPNFGKTTFVFNALKSGEIDLYPEFTGTVLSTFLDEDLDETDEQVVYEQAKDGLAEEYDMALLEPMTFNNTYVIAVTPELAEEHELETISDLAGIESEVQAGFTLEFTDRQDGYLGIQELYGISLPNISTMEPQLRYEALQTGDINLLDAYSTDSEIVRYGLVVLEDDLGLFPPYQGAPLLRQETIDEYPDLEEILNQLSGKISDEQMRELNYSVDVDGKSPENAARDFLIEEGLLAQ; translated from the coding sequence ATGACTGAATTCTTACAGACATTCCAGGAACGAAGCGGTGATTTAGGGACTGCTTTGATTGAGCACATCCAACTTTCTTTTATTGCTTTAGTAATCGCAATTTTAATTGCCGTGCCGTTAGGAATTTTCTTGAGCTACCATAAAAGGATTGCTGGACCGATTATTCAAGTAACTGCTGTCTTCCAAACCATCCCTTCTTTAGCGATTTTGGGGTTATTGATTCCACTCGTTGGGATTGGCGCAGTACCTGCAATAACCGCTTTGATCATTTATGCTTTACTGCCTATTTTGCGAAATACTTATACAGGAGTTTCTGAAATTGATCCTGCTCTCCTCGAAGCAGCCGATGCGATGGGGATGAACCGACAACGTAAATTACGCAAAGTCCAATTACCGCTGGCTTTACCAGTCATCATGGCAGGTATCCGCACAGCCATGGTCATGATTATTGGTACTGCAACCATTGCTGCTTTAATTGGAGCTGGTGGATTAGGTAGTTTGATTTTACTAGGGATTGACCGCGGAAATAATGCTTTGATTCTATTAGGAGCTATTCCTTCCGCATTATTAGCCATTATCTTTGATGGACTCATCGGTCTATTACAACGCATGTCTGTTAAAAAATCAGCGACTCTTTTAGGAACGATTGCTTTTATCATCATTGCTTTGTTGGTCACACCTATTTTCTTTGAGAAAGATGACTTAACAGCTGCCGGTAAAATGGGCACAGAGCCTGAGATATTGATGAATATTTATAAATTGTTAATTGAAGAAAATTCTGATTTAACTGTTTCAGTTGAGCCGAACTTCGGAAAGACTACCTTTGTCTTCAATGCATTGAAATCCGGAGAAATCGACCTCTATCCAGAATTTACCGGAACGGTTCTTTCTACATTTCTAGATGAAGACTTAGATGAAACAGATGAACAAGTCGTTTACGAACAAGCAAAGGACGGTTTGGCTGAGGAATACGACATGGCGTTGTTGGAACCAATGACCTTTAACAATACCTATGTGATTGCTGTTACTCCAGAATTAGCCGAAGAACATGAATTGGAAACCATTTCTGACTTAGCAGGAATAGAATCGGAAGTACAAGCAGGTTTTACACTAGAATTTACAGACCGACAAGATGGATATTTAGGAATACAAGAATTGTATGGCATTTCATTGCCAAATATTAGTACGATGGAGCCGCAACTACGGTACGAAGCGCTTCAAACTGGCGATATCAATTTACTGGATGCTTACAGCACCGACAGCGAGATCGTTCGATATGGGCTTGTCGTGTTAGAAGATGACTTGGGTCTCTTTCCACCTTATCAAGGTGCACCTTTGTTAAGACAAGAAACCATTGATGAATATCCAGACTTAGAAGAAATTCTCAACCAATTGTCCGGAAAAATCAGCGACGAACAAATGCGAGAGCTTAATTATAGCGTCGACGTAGATGGGAAATCACCAGAAAATGCTGCTAGAGATTTCTTGATCGAAGAAGGACTACTAGCCCAATGA
- the mgsA gene encoding methylglyoxal synthase, whose protein sequence is MKVALIAHDRKKDLMIRLCTAYQPVLEGHELFATGTTGLRVSEATGLEVHRFKSGPLGGDQQIGAMISQNEMDLVIFLRDPLAAMPHEPDVTALIRLCDVYEIPLATNIGTAEVLLRGLDSGYLDWRHFYNTDEKDELTPGY, encoded by the coding sequence ATGAAAGTAGCATTGATTGCACATGATAGAAAAAAAGATTTGATGATTCGCTTATGTACGGCATACCAGCCAGTCTTGGAAGGACATGAATTGTTCGCGACAGGGACAACGGGTTTGCGTGTCTCGGAAGCGACGGGACTGGAAGTGCATCGTTTTAAGTCAGGTCCTCTTGGAGGAGATCAACAGATTGGAGCAATGATTTCTCAAAATGAAATGGATTTGGTAATCTTTTTACGTGATCCTTTGGCAGCTATGCCTCATGAACCAGATGTTACGGCATTGATTCGTTTGTGTGATGTCTATGAAATTCCATTAGCAACAAATATTGGAACCGCGGAAGTTCTCCTGCGTGGATTAGACAGTGGTTACCTGGACTGGCGACACTTTTATAATACAGATGAAAAAGATGAGTTAACACCAGGATATTAA
- the nfsA gene encoding oxygen-insensitive NADPH nitroreductase: protein MNKTIETILNHRSVREFEQRSLTKEQIDILVSSAQAASTSSYVQAYSIIGVTDDEKKAELAKLAINSNTVINSGHFFVFCGDLHRHEIIGEMEEKEVTTAIESTEMFMVALIDAALAAQNTAIAAESMGLGICYIGGIRNDLEKVSQLLETPSHCIPLFGLAIGYPSVINDRKPRLPKEHIYHENRYESDKTIYKKQLEEYNATTTEYYHERTNGERQDSWTEQIGKALENPKRMYMQDFVKAQGLNKK from the coding sequence TTGAATAAAACAATCGAAACAATATTAAATCATCGTTCTGTAAGAGAGTTTGAACAGCGCAGCTTGACAAAAGAACAAATCGACATATTGGTGAGTAGCGCCCAAGCAGCTTCCACTTCAAGCTATGTCCAAGCCTATTCGATCATTGGTGTTACGGATGATGAAAAGAAAGCTGAATTAGCGAAGTTAGCGATCAATTCGAACACTGTTATCAATAGCGGACATTTTTTTGTTTTTTGTGGCGATTTGCATCGGCATGAAATCATTGGCGAAATGGAAGAAAAAGAAGTTACTACTGCGATTGAAAGTACAGAAATGTTTATGGTTGCGCTTATTGACGCCGCTTTAGCTGCTCAAAATACAGCCATTGCAGCTGAATCAATGGGATTAGGGATTTGTTACATTGGTGGAATACGGAATGATTTAGAAAAAGTAAGCCAACTATTAGAGACTCCTTCGCATTGCATTCCGTTATTCGGACTGGCGATTGGTTACCCTTCAGTCATTAACGACAGAAAGCCTCGGTTGCCAAAAGAACATATTTATCATGAAAACCGTTATGAATCAGATAAAACGATTTATAAAAAACAACTAGAAGAATATAACGCAACGACAACGGAATATTATCATGAACGGACAAATGGTGAGCGACAAGACAGCTGGACGGAACAAATTGGCAAGGCGTTAGAAAATCCTAAACGTATGTACATGCAGGATTTTGTCAAGGCTCAAGGACTAAATAAAAAATAA
- a CDS encoding general stress protein — protein sequence MTTQNRYVLGCFDTVDEVVDIIKDLKEKNFSDEDITLVTREDYVPTYSEKTDVAFRTEEQVLADPEPRTEENENLWDKVTNAFSIESHTARRPDPDYRTDDDPLYAYQDHLNRGCIVVMVNGAKWNPGQKEERNSASENEAETIVDMTDAMRSNVITSTGKEEILDSNIELDSIDEGNLHDNESHTD from the coding sequence ATGACAACACAAAATCGCTATGTATTGGGTTGTTTTGATACAGTGGATGAAGTAGTGGATATAATAAAAGACTTAAAAGAGAAAAATTTCTCCGATGAAGATATCACTTTGGTTACACGTGAAGATTACGTTCCAACTTATTCAGAAAAGACAGATGTAGCCTTTCGTACAGAAGAACAAGTGTTGGCTGATCCTGAACCAAGAACAGAAGAAAATGAAAATCTTTGGGATAAAGTAACCAATGCATTTTCAATCGAAAGTCATACGGCTAGGAGACCAGATCCGGATTATCGGACAGATGACGACCCGCTTTATGCCTATCAAGATCATTTAAATCGCGGTTGTATCGTGGTAATGGTAAACGGTGCAAAGTGGAATCCTGGTCAAAAGGAAGAGAGAAATTCCGCAAGTGAAAATGAAGCAGAAACAATTGTGGACATGACGGATGCAATGCGCTCGAATGTGATTACTTCTACTGGAAAAGAAGAAATACTAGATAGTAATATTGAGTTGGACAGCATCGATGAAGGCAACTTGCACGACAATGAGTCACATACTGATTAA
- a CDS encoding ABC transporter ATP-binding protein has translation MIEFKEVSKEYNSGQPVVSNFNLQIKDNEFFVLIGPSGSGKTTTLKMINRLIPLSSGWITINGKPISDFNLQELRWNIGYVLQQIALFPNMTVEENILVVPEMKKWPKEKMRDRVTELLDSVGLEPDQYRDREISALSGGEQQRIGVLRALAADPDIILMDEPFSALDPISRNQLRKDVSELQKKWQKTVVFVTHDMQEAIELGDRICLMNHGEIIQVGTPQEILEEPKNEFVRSFLQTGLPGYKETVKVEQAIQTGYLQNLSEANQMAPVLSVTDSIEKAVRLLATNEVVRIKDSSEQFVGEITQQLLLAFLADEANKKVEVSEK, from the coding sequence ATGATTGAATTTAAAGAAGTATCTAAAGAATACAACTCAGGTCAACCAGTCGTGTCGAATTTCAACTTACAAATAAAAGACAACGAGTTTTTTGTGTTAATCGGTCCAAGTGGCAGTGGTAAAACAACCACGTTAAAAATGATTAATCGTTTAATCCCTCTATCTTCTGGTTGGATCACTATTAATGGAAAGCCGATCAGTGATTTTAATCTTCAAGAATTGCGTTGGAACATTGGCTACGTCCTTCAACAAATTGCCTTGTTTCCAAATATGACGGTGGAAGAAAATATTTTGGTGGTACCTGAAATGAAAAAATGGCCCAAAGAGAAAATGAGAGACCGTGTCACTGAATTATTAGACAGCGTAGGATTGGAGCCGGACCAGTACCGGGACCGTGAAATTTCCGCTTTATCTGGGGGCGAGCAGCAACGGATAGGCGTTCTCCGCGCATTAGCAGCCGATCCGGATATCATTTTAATGGATGAACCATTTAGCGCCCTCGACCCTATCAGCCGGAACCAATTACGAAAAGATGTGTCTGAATTACAAAAGAAATGGCAGAAAACAGTCGTTTTCGTTACGCATGACATGCAAGAAGCAATTGAACTAGGTGATCGAATTTGTTTGATGAATCATGGAGAAATCATACAAGTCGGCACGCCACAAGAAATTTTAGAAGAACCAAAGAATGAATTTGTACGGAGCTTTTTACAAACCGGCCTGCCAGGTTATAAAGAAACCGTCAAAGTTGAACAAGCCATTCAAACGGGCTATCTACAAAATCTCTCAGAAGCAAATCAAATGGCTCCGGTTCTTTCTGTTACGGATAGCATTGAAAAAGCTGTTCGGCTACTAGCTACGAATGAAGTAGTTCGCATAAAAGATTCCTCCGAACAATTCGTTGGAGAAATTACCCAGCAGCTTTTACTTGCGTTTCTTGCTGACGAAGCAAACAAAAAAGTGGAGGTGTCTGAAAAATGA